GGGTCTTCGGGCGCTTCAGCCGTACCCAGAGCGCCGAGGCGCTGGGCGGCGCGGGCGGCACCGGCCTGGGCCTGGCCATCGCGCGCTGGGCGGTGGATCTGCACGGGGGCTCGATCCGGGTGGCCGAATCTCCCCGCGGCTGCCGCATCCAGCTCACCCTTCCGGGCGCGGGCAGGAGCCAGGGTTGACGTAGGGTCGCCGGTGGGGCCGCGCGGACGCGGAATGAGGGCCGTCCGGTTCCGGGACAAGGCCGAAACCGTGAGTGATTCCCGCCAAATCCACGACTGAAACCGCGCCTTTGATGTGACTTGCGCGACCAAGAGGCGGCCCGGACTCCACCAATCGTCCAGAGACGAGTAGCCTTTATTTCCGCTGTCCACCATCTAAGGAAGCGGAAGAGGGCGGTTGCCGCCGTGTCGTCACAGTCCCCCAATAGCTCACCGAGCACCTCTACGGAACGGAAGGACGCGCAGGGCACAGATCCTGCCGCCACGTTCGGACCGAACGAGTGGCTCGTCGACGAGATCTACCAGCAGTACCTCCAGGACCCCAACTCGGTAGACCGAGCCTGGTGGGACTTCTTCGCTGACTACCAGCCGGAGTCCTCCGACGGGGCCACGACGCCGGCCGGCGCCGGTACCCCGCGGGACACCTCCCCGGCTCCCGCGCCCAGCGGCGCGCAGCCGGCTCCCGCCGCACCGGCGCAGAGCGCCACCGAGGCCCCCGCGGCACAGCAGGGCGCGCCCGCACAGGGTGCCCCGGCCGCCTCCGCGGGCGCACCGGCCAAGCCGGCGCCCGCGAGCGCGCCTGCCGCCAAGCCCGCCGCACCGGCGCAGCCCCAGGCCAAGCCGGCACAGCCCGCCCCCTCGGGCGGCGCCAAGACGGCGAAGGCGGCAGGGGAAGCCGGGGAGGCCCCCGCGGAGGGCCCGGAGTACGTGGCTCTGCGCGGTCCGTCCGCGGCCGTCGCGAAGAACATGAACGCTTCCCTGGAGCTGCCCACGGCCACGTCCGTGCGCGCCGTCCCGGTGAAGCTGCTGTTCGACAACCGCATCGTCATCAACAACCACCTCAAGCGCGCCCGCGGCGGCAAGGTGTCCTTCACGCACCTCATCGGCTACGCGATGGTGCAGGCGCTGAAGGCGATGCCCTCGATGAACCACGCGTTCACCGAGAAGGACGGCAAGCCCACCCTGGTCAAGCCCGACCATGTGAACCTCGGCCTGGCCATCGACCTGGTGAAGCCGAACGGCGACCGCCAGCTGGTCGTGGCCGGGATCAAGAAGGCCGAGACGCTGACCTTCTTCGAGTTCTGGCAGGCCTACGAGGACATCGTCCGGCGCGCGCGGAACAACAAGCTGACGATGGAGGACTTCTCCGGCGTCACCTGTTCGCTGACCAACCCCGGCGGCATCGGCACCGTGCACTCGGTGCCGCGTCTGATGCCGGGCCAGGGCCTGATCATGGGCGTCGGCGCGATGGAGTACCCCGCGGAGTTCCAGGGCACCTCGCAGGACACCCTGAACCGCCTGGGCGTCTCCAAGGTCATGACGCTGACCAGCACCTATGACCACCGGGTGATCCAGGGTGCGGCCTCGGGCGAGTTCCTGCGCCAGGTGGCGAACCTGCTGCTGGGCCAGAACGAGTTCTACGACGAGATCTTCAAGGCGCTGCGCATCCCCTACGAGCCGGTCCGCTGGCTCCAGGACATCGACGCCTCGCACGACGACGACGTCACCAAGGCGGCCCGGGTCTTCGACCTGATCCACTCCTACCGGGTGCGCGGCCACATCATGGCCGACACCGACCCGCTGGAGTACAAGCAGCGCAAGCACCCCGACCTGGACATCACCGAGCACGGGCTCACCCTGTGGGACCTGGAGCGGGAGTTCGCGGTCGGCGGCTTCGCCGGCAAGTCGATGATGAAGCTGCGCGACATCCTGGGCGTGCTGCGCGACTCGTACTGCCGCACCACCGGCATCGAGTACATGCACATCCAGGACCCCAAGCAGCGCAAGTGGATCCAGGACCGGGTCGAGCGCTCCCACGCCAAGCCGGAGCGCGACGAGCAGCTGCGCATCCTGCGCCGCCTCAACGCGGCCGAGGCGTTCGAGACCTTCCTCCAGACGAAGTACGTCGGCCAGAAGCGCTTCTCGCTGGAGGGCGGCGAGTCCGTCATCCCGCTGCTGGACGCGGTCATCGACGCGGCGGCCGAGTCCCGGCTGGACGAGTGCGTGATCGGCATGGCCCACCGCGGCCGGCTGAACGTGCTCGCGAACATCGTGGGCAAGCCGTACGCGCAGATCTTCCAGGAGTTCGAGGGCAACCTCGACCCCAAGTCGATGCACGGCTCCGGCGATGTGAAGTACCACCTGGGCGCCGAGGGCACCTTCACCGGTCTGGACGGCGAGCAGATCAAGGTCTCGCTCACCGCCAACCCTTCCCACCTGGAGGCCGTCGACCCGGTCGTCGAGGGTGTGGCGCGCGCCAAGCAGGACATCATCGGCAAGGGCGGCACGGACTTCACCGTCCTGCCCGTCCAGCTGCACGGTGACGCGGCCTTCGCGGGCCAGGGCGTGGTGGCCGAGACGCTGAACATGTCGCAGCTGCGCGGCTACCGCACCGGCGGCACGGTCCACATCGTCATCAACAACCAGGTCGGCTACACCGCGGCGCCCGAATCGGCGCGCTCGTCGATGTACTCCACCGACGTGGCCCGGATGATCGAGGCCCCGATCCTCCATGTGAACGGCGACGACCCCGAGGCCGTCGTGCGGGCGGCCCGGCTGGCCTTCGAGTACCGCCAGGCGTTCAACAAGGACGTGGTCATCGACCTGATCTGCTACCGCAGGCGTGGCCACAACGAGACGGACAACCCCTCGTTCACCCAGCCGCTGATGTACCACCTGATCGACAAGAAGCGCTCGGTGCGCAAGCTCTACACCGAGTCGCTGATCGGCAGGGGCGACATCACCCTGGAGGAGGCCGAGCAGGCGCTCCAGGACTTCCAGGGGCAGCTGGAGAAGGTCTTCACGGAGGTCCGTGACGCCGCCGCGACGCCGCTCCAGACGGAGGTCCCGGCCCCGCAGGCCGAGTTCCCCGTGGGCCTGGACACCGCGATCTCCCAGGAGGTCCTCAAGCGGATCGCCGAGTCCCAGGTCAACCTCCCCGACCGGGTCACCGTCCACCCCCGGCTGCTGCCGCAGCTCCAGCGGCGGGCGCAGATGGTCGAGGACGGCACGATCGACTGGGCGATGGGCGAGACGCTGGCCATCGGCTCACTGCTGATGGAGGGCACCCCGGTCCGGCTGTCGGGCCAGGACTCCCGGCGCGGCACCTTCGGCCAGCGGCACGCGGTGCTGCTCGACCAGAAGTCCGGGGACGACTACACCCCGCTGCTGTACCTCTCGGACGACCAGGCGCGCTACAACGTCTACGACTCGCTGCTGAGCGAGTACGCGGCGATGGGCTTCGAGTACGGATACTCCCTGGCCCGCCCGGACGCGCTGGTCATGTGGGAGGCGCAGTTCGGTGACTTCATGAACGGCGCGCAGACGGTGATCGACGAGTTCATCTCGTCCGCCGAGCAGAAGTGGAACCAGACCTCCGGGGTCTCCCTGCTGCTGCCGCACGGCTACGAGGGCCAGGGCCCGGACCACTCCTCGGCCCGGATCGAGCGGTTCCTCCAGCTGTGCGCGCAGAACAGCATGACGGTCGCGATGCCCACGCTGCCGTCGAACTACTTCCACCTGCTGCGCTGGCAGGTCCACAACCCGCACCACAAGCCGCTGATCGTCTTCACCCCGAAGTCGATGCTCCGGATGAAGGCGGCGGCCTCGAAGGCGGAGGAGTTCACCACCGGCGGCTTCCGTCCGGTCATCGGTGACACGCTCGTGGACAGCGGAGAGATGGACCCGGCGAGCGTTCGCAAGGTCGTCTTCTGCTCCGGCAAGGTCTACTACGACCTGGACGCCGAGCGGCAAAAGCGCGGTCTGAAGGACCCTGGTTCTGCTGGTGACACAGCGATTATCCGGCTGGAGCGGCTCTACCCGCTGCCCGGCGCGGAGATCCAGTCCCAGATGGCCCGCTTCAGCGGCGCGGAGAAGTTCATCTGGGCCCAGGAAGAGCCGGCCAACCAGGGTGCGTGGCCGTTCATCGCGCTCAACCTGGTCGACCACCTCGACCTGATCATCGGCTCGGAGCCGGTCCCGAACGCGGACAGGCTGCGCCGGGTCTCGCGTCCGTCCTCGTCCTCGCCCGCCGTGGGCTCGGGCAAGCGGCACGCGGAGGAGCAGGCGGAGCTGGTCCGGGAGGTCTTCGACATCTGAGGCCGCTGGTCCGGTAATTCCGGAAGCAACGAGTGCCCCCGCCGCGATCGCGGCGGGGGCACTCGTCTTCGCACACGGCGCGCGCCGAAGCGCGGGGCAGAGCGGCAGCGGGAACGGAACCTGGTGCCTCCCTGCTCGAAGAGCTTGGGGGAGCACCCGCCCTCCGCTCAGCACAGGCAGAGGCAGCCCCTGCTCAGCCCCAGGAAAGAGGTCGACGGAAGATCCGCCGGACAGGCGCTAGCCCAGGTAGGGCTCGTAGTCCCAGTGGGGGCGGGTGCGCTGGCGTGCCGCGAGGGTGTGGTGGTGCTGGGCGCCGAGCGAGCGGGTGAGCCGCTCCAGCGCCTCGGCCTCCACCTCGCGGGCCTCCTCACGGCGGCGCAGGGAGCGCAGATCGGCGGCGTTCGCGATCATGCAGGAGAGGGTGAGCGGGTGGTCCTCGCCCAGCGTGGCGCGGGCCCGGAGGTGGGCATCGTGGCTCAGCGCGTAGGCGTCGTCCAGCGCCTCGCCCAGGTTGCGCCCGCCGCTGGTGTTCAGGGCGCAGCCCAAGGTGGCCGGATGGTCGGGCCCCAGCAGCGAGGTGAGCCCGGCGAGGGCCTGCTCGAACATGGTGAGCGCGCCGTCCCGGTCGCCCTCGGCCTGGAGGACGAGGCCCGCGTTGGACTGCATGGCCGTGGAGACCGGGTGGGCGGGGCCCAGCAGTGCGCGGAAGCCGTACTCGGCCTCGGTGAGCAGCTCACGCGAGAGGGTCAGATCGCCGTGCTCGCGCAGGAAGTTGCCGTAGTCGGTCAGCAGCGCCAGCGTGGAGTAGTGGCCACGGCCGTGCACCTGCTCCTGCTGTTCGAGCAGGGCCGCCATGGCGGTGGCCATGTCCTGGCGCGAGGTGCCGGACCTGCGCTGGCACAGCAACAGGTTGTGCCGCGCCAGCAGGGTCTGCGGGTGCTGCGGGCCGAGCACCTGGAGATGCAGCCGCATGCCCAGGTCCTGGCGGGCCACCGCTTCCTGGTAGCGGCCCATCAGGCGCAGGTCCCGGGCGCAGGCGTTGCCGGAGGAGAGGGTGTTGAGATGGCGGGCGCGCAGCACCTGTTCGCGCTTGCGGAGGGTGTCCAGGTCGATCTCGTACGCGTCCTCGTAGCGGCCCAGCAGGCGCAGCCCGACGGCGAGGTTGTGCTGGGCGAGGAGGCTCGTCCACTCCGCGGGCCCGTACAGCCCCCGGGACACCTCGACGACCTCCTCCTGGAGCGTCAGCGCCTCGTCGTACTGGCCCAGCAGGCGCAGGTCGGAGGCCAGACAGCTGGTGGCCTCCATGACGGCTTCCTCGTCGGCACCGGGGATCTCCCGCAGCCGCTCCAGTCGGGCGCTGTCGAGGCTCTGCGCCTCGCGGAAGCGGCCCGCCATGCGCAGCAGGTCGCCCTGGAGGGTGGTGAGGGCGCGCAGGGGCTGGTCACCGGCGTCCAAGAAGCCCTCCCATTCCTGCCGGATGCTGTCGGCCAGCTCGGTGCCGAGGGTGTACTCGCCGCTGGCGTAGCAGTACCGCAGGCAGTTGAGCAGCATGCCCTGGACGCGACGCTCCTTGCTGGCGGGCGCGGCCGAGGCCAGCAGATGCGGGAGGAGTTCGGCGTAGCGGCCCCACTGACGGCTGTCGTTGGGCGCGCCGGTGTCGGCCTCGACCAGCAGCCGGTGGACGGTGTCGCGGTAGACGTCGCTCTCCCGGCCCTGGGTCAGCTCGCTGACGACGCTGTGGACGACCTGGTGCATATGCACCGAGTCCTCCTGATCGCCGTCGCCGACGGAGGGGCCGCGGGACTCCCGGGTGAGCACGGAGTAGTTGACGAGGGAGTCCAGCGCTCGGGCCCAGCCCGCCCTGTCACTGCTGATCCACCGCAGATGTTCGGGGAGTTCGGCGGAGGGGATGCCGCGCGCGAGGCCCAGCGGGATGCGTCCGGGCGAGAAGACCGCGCACAGGGAGAGGAGTTCGACGGCGCGGGGCTCGGATTTGCGCAGCTTGTTGAGCAGCAGCGACCAGGAGGTGAGGGAGGAGTAGGGGTAGTCGTCCGGCATGGAGCGGGTATCCAGCCGGATGAGCCCCACGCCGCGCACCATGCGCAGGTATTCGGGCACCTCCATGCCCTCCTCGCCGAGCCAGGCTGCCGCCTGGGCGAGCTGGAGGGGCAGGTCCTGGAATTCGCCGGCCACCTGGTCGGCCTGCTCGACGGTGATGTGCGGGGCCCGGCGCATGAGGTAGCCGGTGGACTCGGCACGGCGGAAGGCCGAGATGCCCTTGATGTCGGTGCTGGCACGCCAGTTCTGGTTCCGGGAGGTGATCAGCACGTGTCCCGTGCCGCCCTGGGGGAGGTAGGTGACGGCTTCCTCCGGCTCCTCCCAGCCGTCGAAGATGAGCAGCCAGCGGCCGGACGGCTCGTTCCTGCGCAGCGCGTCGCGTACGGCGCGCACCCGCTCGCCGACCTCGGCCACTCCACCCAGGCCCAGCTCGGAGGCGAGCGAGCTGAAGGTGTCGCGCTGGGTGTTGCGCTGGTCGCAGTTGACCCACCACACGACGTCGTAGTCGGGCGCGAAGCGGTGCGCGTACTCGGCGGCGATCTGGGTCTTGCCGATACCGGCGGTGCCGACGAGGGTGCACACGGCGGCGCCGTGCTCGGCGTCCATGAGCTGCTGCTGGAGGTCGCCCAGGATCACGTCACGGCCGGTGAAACGGGCGTTGCGGCGGGGGATCTCGCCCCAGACCCCGGGCGGGTCGTTGGGGT
This sequence is a window from Streptomyces sp. NBC_01775. Protein-coding genes within it:
- a CDS encoding multifunctional oxoglutarate decarboxylase/oxoglutarate dehydrogenase thiamine pyrophosphate-binding subunit/dihydrolipoyllysine-residue succinyltransferase subunit → MSSQSPNSSPSTSTERKDAQGTDPAATFGPNEWLVDEIYQQYLQDPNSVDRAWWDFFADYQPESSDGATTPAGAGTPRDTSPAPAPSGAQPAPAAPAQSATEAPAAQQGAPAQGAPAASAGAPAKPAPASAPAAKPAAPAQPQAKPAQPAPSGGAKTAKAAGEAGEAPAEGPEYVALRGPSAAVAKNMNASLELPTATSVRAVPVKLLFDNRIVINNHLKRARGGKVSFTHLIGYAMVQALKAMPSMNHAFTEKDGKPTLVKPDHVNLGLAIDLVKPNGDRQLVVAGIKKAETLTFFEFWQAYEDIVRRARNNKLTMEDFSGVTCSLTNPGGIGTVHSVPRLMPGQGLIMGVGAMEYPAEFQGTSQDTLNRLGVSKVMTLTSTYDHRVIQGAASGEFLRQVANLLLGQNEFYDEIFKALRIPYEPVRWLQDIDASHDDDVTKAARVFDLIHSYRVRGHIMADTDPLEYKQRKHPDLDITEHGLTLWDLEREFAVGGFAGKSMMKLRDILGVLRDSYCRTTGIEYMHIQDPKQRKWIQDRVERSHAKPERDEQLRILRRLNAAEAFETFLQTKYVGQKRFSLEGGESVIPLLDAVIDAAAESRLDECVIGMAHRGRLNVLANIVGKPYAQIFQEFEGNLDPKSMHGSGDVKYHLGAEGTFTGLDGEQIKVSLTANPSHLEAVDPVVEGVARAKQDIIGKGGTDFTVLPVQLHGDAAFAGQGVVAETLNMSQLRGYRTGGTVHIVINNQVGYTAAPESARSSMYSTDVARMIEAPILHVNGDDPEAVVRAARLAFEYRQAFNKDVVIDLICYRRRGHNETDNPSFTQPLMYHLIDKKRSVRKLYTESLIGRGDITLEEAEQALQDFQGQLEKVFTEVRDAAATPLQTEVPAPQAEFPVGLDTAISQEVLKRIAESQVNLPDRVTVHPRLLPQLQRRAQMVEDGTIDWAMGETLAIGSLLMEGTPVRLSGQDSRRGTFGQRHAVLLDQKSGDDYTPLLYLSDDQARYNVYDSLLSEYAAMGFEYGYSLARPDALVMWEAQFGDFMNGAQTVIDEFISSAEQKWNQTSGVSLLLPHGYEGQGPDHSSARIERFLQLCAQNSMTVAMPTLPSNYFHLLRWQVHNPHHKPLIVFTPKSMLRMKAAASKAEEFTTGGFRPVIGDTLVDSGEMDPASVRKVVFCSGKVYYDLDAERQKRGLKDPGSAGDTAIIRLERLYPLPGAEIQSQMARFSGAEKFIWAQEEPANQGAWPFIALNLVDHLDLIIGSEPVPNADRLRRVSRPSSSSPAVGSGKRHAEEQAELVREVFDI
- the fxsT gene encoding FxSxx-COOH system tetratricopeptide repeat protein, whose protein sequence is MVAQREQSHGGGAGPESEHFVVVFPGYHRAWGTWISHRLESHGHRTTLQRWDPDREQPLDEALGDLQLATGRVLLVISDVFFQLGPRTETDWNAVLRGYVAENAERFAAVNLTNRELLPATAVLEPVNLWGVGEEEAERRLLNRLGLRARRTRAPLPAYTSRYPNDPPGVWGEIPRRNARFTGRDVILGDLQQQLMDAEHGAAVCTLVGTAGIGKTQIAAEYAHRFAPDYDVVWWVNCDQRNTQRDTFSSLASELGLGGVAEVGERVRAVRDALRRNEPSGRWLLIFDGWEEPEEAVTYLPQGGTGHVLITSRNQNWRASTDIKGISAFRRAESTGYLMRRAPHITVEQADQVAGEFQDLPLQLAQAAAWLGEEGMEVPEYLRMVRGVGLIRLDTRSMPDDYPYSSLTSWSLLLNKLRKSEPRAVELLSLCAVFSPGRIPLGLARGIPSAELPEHLRWISSDRAGWARALDSLVNYSVLTRESRGPSVGDGDQEDSVHMHQVVHSVVSELTQGRESDVYRDTVHRLLVEADTGAPNDSRQWGRYAELLPHLLASAAPASKERRVQGMLLNCLRYCYASGEYTLGTELADSIRQEWEGFLDAGDQPLRALTTLQGDLLRMAGRFREAQSLDSARLERLREIPGADEEAVMEATSCLASDLRLLGQYDEALTLQEEVVEVSRGLYGPAEWTSLLAQHNLAVGLRLLGRYEDAYEIDLDTLRKREQVLRARHLNTLSSGNACARDLRLMGRYQEAVARQDLGMRLHLQVLGPQHPQTLLARHNLLLCQRRSGTSRQDMATAMAALLEQQEQVHGRGHYSTLALLTDYGNFLREHGDLTLSRELLTEAEYGFRALLGPAHPVSTAMQSNAGLVLQAEGDRDGALTMFEQALAGLTSLLGPDHPATLGCALNTSGGRNLGEALDDAYALSHDAHLRARATLGEDHPLTLSCMIANAADLRSLRRREEAREVEAEALERLTRSLGAQHHHTLAARQRTRPHWDYEPYLG